The proteins below come from a single Natranaerofaba carboxydovora genomic window:
- a CDS encoding AAA family ATPase, with the protein MLNLVSVDKKSKRLNSGEVMTYLPVPELNYDELKKDYKYASHLKEVDQIDFSVASDGLYLTGKNIYDSFKAVIYAIKKIEKDFDKRNSPIMIPSNLLEEDDEDEDEDELEFEEEDEDEEDEDNEVLSLLYDNDSLKKVPIINISDFSSATNVMGPRPNVIGNHGMAYEESKDNKKPYWYNGEFPLIILSNSPPPMSIIEILRAENRYLFFINPGNVRAPYFWNKPMFNNDMMSQFEKRLYFELDFEACKLTEPSNKYYLQVLKDSVKKKGYKLSRNIGQNELIDNLKNYRAHEFKSSLDIERMVSKAIKKKTDTTKTLKKSDFEKVLLIHKEIEIEEKEKRDVSKELDNLVGLTEVKAQLERLVKRIKHHKLRMRKGYTTEDVHMSAVFMGNPGTAKTTVARYLGERLCEEKLLDNPNFAELGRKDLIGLYVGWTAPTVAKIFEENKGGTIFIDEAYSLVDDLGGKSFAQEAISEIIRQMENNPDTLVIFAGYTEKMKDFIKNANPGLRSRLTNVIEFPDYSNEEMFEIFCSFVTHEDYVLEDKEKTKEIILKFLDKINKLGSENLGNGRLMRKTFKSAVGFMSEREDNDLQTINVWDVQNAVKEIERTEKMVSGEKEGKIGF; encoded by the coding sequence ATGCTTAACCTGGTTTCTGTAGACAAAAAGTCAAAAAGACTTAATTCGGGTGAAGTGATGACTTACCTTCCTGTACCTGAGTTAAATTATGATGAGCTAAAAAAAGATTATAAATATGCTTCACACCTTAAAGAAGTTGATCAGATAGACTTTTCTGTAGCTTCTGATGGACTTTACCTAACAGGTAAAAACATATATGATAGCTTTAAAGCAGTAATTTACGCTATTAAAAAGATCGAAAAAGATTTTGACAAAAGAAATTCACCCATAATGATTCCTAGCAATTTGCTAGAAGAAGATGATGAAGACGAGGACGAGGATGAATTGGAATTTGAAGAGGAAGACGAAGATGAAGAAGATGAAGATAATGAAGTGCTATCCCTTTTGTACGATAATGATAGCTTAAAGAAAGTTCCAATTATAAATATATCAGATTTTTCATCGGCTACAAATGTTATGGGTCCACGTCCTAACGTAATAGGCAACCATGGTATGGCTTACGAAGAAAGTAAAGATAACAAAAAGCCTTACTGGTACAATGGGGAATTTCCCTTGATAATTCTTAGCAACAGCCCACCTCCCATGAGTATAATTGAGATATTAAGAGCTGAAAATCGTTATCTTTTCTTTATTAATCCTGGTAATGTGCGGGCGCCATATTTTTGGAACAAACCTATGTTTAATAATGATATGATGTCACAGTTTGAAAAACGACTTTACTTTGAACTTGACTTTGAGGCATGTAAACTTACAGAGCCTTCTAACAAATATTATTTGCAAGTATTAAAAGATAGTGTCAAAAAGAAAGGATATAAGCTAAGCCGTAATATTGGCCAAAACGAGCTTATTGATAATCTTAAAAACTACCGGGCCCATGAATTCAAAAGTTCTTTGGATATCGAAAGGATGGTTTCAAAAGCAATAAAAAAGAAAACAGATACAACAAAAACCCTTAAAAAGTCAGATTTCGAAAAAGTGCTTTTAATCCATAAGGAAATAGAAATAGAAGAAAAAGAAAAGAGAGATGTTTCAAAAGAATTGGACAACCTGGTTGGTCTAACTGAGGTTAAAGCCCAACTTGAACGCCTCGTTAAAAGGATTAAGCATCATAAATTAAGAATGAGAAAAGGCTATACGACAGAAGATGTTCATATGTCAGCGGTATTTATGGGTAATCCTGGCACAGCAAAAACAACTGTAGCTCGCTATTTAGGTGAAAGATTGTGTGAGGAAAAGCTATTGGATAATCCAAACTTTGCTGAGTTAGGTCGAAAAGATTTGATAGGATTATATGTAGGTTGGACAGCGCCAACTGTGGCAAAGATATTTGAAGAAAATAAAGGCGGTACTATCTTTATAGATGAGGCTTACAGTTTAGTTGATGATTTAGGTGGTAAAAGTTTTGCCCAGGAAGCAATATCCGAAATAATAAGGCAGATGGAAAATAACCCTGATACATTAGTAATTTTTGCAGGTTATACTGAAAAGATGAAGGATTTTATCAAGAATGCTAATCCCGGACTTCGCTCTAGACTTACAAATGTCATTGAGTTTCCGGATTACTCCAATGAAGAGATGTTTGAGATATTTTGCTCTTTTGTAACACATGAAGATTATGTCTTAGAGGACAAAGAGAAAACAAAAGAAATTATTTTAAAGTTTTTGGATAAGATTAACAAATTAGGTTCTGAAAATCTAGGTAATGGCAGACTTATGAGAAAAACCTTCAAATCTGCTGTTGGCTTTATGTCAGAGCGAGAGGATAATGACTTGCAAACTATCAATGTATGGGACGTTCAAAATGCTGTAAAAGAAATTGAAAGAACAGAAAAGATGGTATCAGGTGAAAAAGAAGGCAAGATAGGGTTTTAA
- the hisS gene encoding histidine--tRNA ligase: MKIKGVRDYLKDEGDIRDYLKEVIISNYKKYGFKPVETSILNSMEVLTSKYGGGDEIAKEIYSVKEQGERDLGLRFDLTVPLMKLLNQNKQLGKPFKRCEIGKVFRNGDVKKGRLREFTQCDADIVGTTDITAEVELIVMVLNIFNKLGLEDVELYYNNRKVLEGIILENGIDIEKAEDVILTIDKLEKMEEDSVLKELQGKGVELETGEKLIKDLKKLNKEELKEKYRSQLVQEGFDEIEKIKNLLEALGKIGKCKFSASLARGLNFYDGLIYEAFVKNSQIKSSIAAGGRYSIIGESKETAVGISIGLDVLAEVYKEKLFKKEKRNGYYIIPVGGYVAESFKLAERLRYDGEVVELEMVKRSIGKSFKACDNKKYRYAVVIGEDEVKNNYYTCKDLETGEETKEKFDYY; the protein is encoded by the coding sequence ATGAAAATAAAAGGGGTCAGGGATTATCTAAAAGATGAGGGAGACATAAGAGATTATTTAAAAGAAGTAATTATCTCAAATTATAAAAAGTATGGTTTTAAACCAGTGGAAACCTCGATTTTAAACAGCATGGAAGTTTTAACGAGTAAATACGGTGGAGGAGATGAAATAGCAAAGGAGATCTACAGTGTAAAAGAGCAGGGAGAAAGAGATCTGGGACTTAGGTTTGATTTGACTGTTCCCCTGATGAAGTTACTAAACCAAAACAAACAGCTCGGGAAACCATTTAAAAGATGTGAAATTGGCAAAGTTTTTAGAAACGGTGATGTCAAGAAAGGTAGACTTAGAGAGTTTACTCAGTGTGATGCGGATATAGTAGGTACTACGGATATAACTGCTGAAGTAGAACTTATTGTTATGGTTTTGAATATTTTTAACAAGCTAGGCCTAGAGGATGTAGAATTATATTATAACAATAGGAAAGTACTAGAAGGAATCATCTTAGAAAATGGAATAGATATAGAAAAAGCAGAAGATGTGATTTTGACAATAGATAAGCTTGAGAAAATGGAAGAAGACAGTGTTCTAAAAGAGTTGCAGGGGAAAGGTGTAGAGTTAGAAACAGGGGAAAAACTTATTAAAGATCTCAAAAAGCTTAATAAAGAAGAATTAAAAGAAAAGTATAGATCTCAATTAGTACAAGAAGGTTTTGACGAAATAGAAAAAATTAAAAACTTGTTAGAAGCGCTTGGGAAAATAGGCAAGTGTAAATTTTCGGCTTCTTTAGCCAGGGGGCTAAATTTTTATGATGGCTTAATCTATGAAGCTTTTGTAAAAAATTCTCAAATCAAAAGTAGTATAGCTGCCGGAGGTAGATACAGTATTATTGGCGAATCAAAAGAAACTGCTGTTGGGATATCCATAGGCCTGGATGTTTTGGCTGAAGTATATAAAGAAAAACTCTTTAAGAAAGAAAAAAGAAACGGATATTATATAATTCCTGTGGGTGGTTATGTGGCTGAAAGCTTTAAACTAGCAGAAAGATTAAGGTATGATGGAGAAGTTGTAGAACTTGAAATGGTAAAAAGAAGTATAGGAAAAAGTTTTAAAGCTTGCGACAACAAAAAATATAGATATGCAGTTGTAATAGGCGAAGATGAAGTAAAAAACAACTATTATACCTGCAAGGATTTAGAAACCGGCGAAGAAACTAAGGAAAAGTTTGATTATTATTAA
- a CDS encoding M48 family metalloprotease translates to MKYFLLGVIALINWFIVSLVFSPFTQYSFILSILVMAAVVGAALSPVGESIVRVLYRAEELPQHQKNRIDSLWNEVKKESEINLEEFNVKPEFFMLNDNFVNAFALGSNTVIFTRGFLSVSTDEEFKGILAHELGHLVNHDTKVLLAALLMNIMGQIGTTIIVFFTSAMAFVSSLFGEEAGCFISIPLAIFSILLNVLSWIIYNILELSLRAVGRQNEFYADEFAKKCGQGRGLAKFLHRVSSIESEAVENKETLASRLLNTHPPIDERLNKLGE, encoded by the coding sequence ATGAAGTATTTTTTACTAGGAGTAATTGCACTAATAAATTGGTTTATAGTGTCGCTGGTTTTTTCACCTTTTACACAGTACTCTTTTATACTTTCTATTTTAGTAATGGCTGCGGTAGTAGGTGCTGCTTTATCTCCAGTAGGGGAAAGTATAGTTAGGGTTCTATACAGAGCCGAGGAATTACCTCAACATCAAAAGAACAGGATCGATTCTTTATGGAATGAGGTAAAAAAAGAATCAGAAATTAATCTAGAAGAGTTTAATGTTAAACCAGAATTTTTTATGTTAAATGACAACTTTGTTAATGCCTTTGCCCTAGGAAGTAATACTGTCATTTTTACACGAGGTTTTTTGAGTGTCTCTACGGATGAAGAGTTCAAAGGAATTTTAGCTCATGAGTTAGGTCATTTAGTAAATCATGACACAAAAGTACTTCTTGCAGCTTTATTAATGAATATAATGGGACAGATTGGAACAACCATAATTGTATTTTTTACAAGTGCTATGGCCTTTGTTTCAAGTTTGTTTGGAGAAGAAGCAGGATGTTTTATTTCCATACCACTTGCTATTTTTAGTATATTATTGAATGTTCTATCATGGATAATTTATAATATTCTGGAATTATCTCTAAGAGCTGTTGGTAGACAAAACGAATTTTATGCGGATGAGTTTGCTAAAAAATGTGGACAGGGAAGAGGGCTTGCTAAATTTTTGCATCGAGTTAGCTCTATAGAAAGCGAAGCTGTTGAAAACAAAGAAACTTTAGCTTCAAGGTTATTAAATACACATCCGCCAATAGATGAAAGGTTAAATAAGCTTGGAGAATAG
- a CDS encoding NERD domain-containing protein kinase family protein yields MRSKILYHSDVEDHEKEGIKALEKELPPENFILLVGTYVNVRDSDDREIDATLICPRGVFVIELKHWVGRIKENITTNNYQLTQIRPDNSKEVHPNPFKKASEQRKTVAGDIKKRLRESKLNSQKAKTISKKLNWNGGVKGAVFFTNKNFSFNIENPREIAPILYLRPGNTSFLWEKKFTQDVFNEEEIQAIIDLYPGGEEAGEDVREHFELGEMVGDYKIEEIIYGKEEDEDPKYQKNSYFIYKAYNELLNKHYFLKAVRIDPGAKEDAQKTIEEIGKRDLRAKGVLKDNPYVLMSSVPPDRYGLHIISVTDWVDHISLDEKMKLGISFEEKKEIIKTLINALESIHEKNVYHRDLNPKNIIITTEGELKILNFDFAKLIGYGTVWDGIVEKATRYRANEVIMPQDKSKVDYRTDYYSLGAIVYELITEKKIFEKYSEKVTNYYDKETLNAKCDSKKLYNAVNLLLHGEPEKRIDGLSKLKRWAGC; encoded by the coding sequence ATGAGGTCGAAAATTCTTTATCACAGTGATGTCGAAGACCATGAAAAAGAGGGGATCAAAGCCCTTGAAAAAGAGCTTCCCCCTGAAAATTTCATACTCCTTGTGGGGACTTATGTTAATGTCCGTGACTCTGATGACAGGGAAATAGACGCAACGTTAATATGCCCAAGAGGAGTTTTTGTAATAGAATTAAAACACTGGGTAGGCCGGATAAAAGAAAATATTACCACAAACAACTATCAGCTAACTCAGATAAGGCCAGATAATAGCAAAGAAGTACACCCAAACCCATTTAAAAAAGCTTCAGAGCAAAGAAAAACCGTTGCAGGAGACATAAAAAAAAGACTTAGAGAATCAAAACTCAACTCACAAAAAGCAAAAACAATCTCTAAAAAGCTAAACTGGAACGGCGGGGTTAAAGGTGCTGTTTTCTTTACCAACAAAAACTTCAGCTTCAATATTGAAAATCCCCGGGAAATTGCCCCCATCCTTTATCTACGCCCGGGAAATACAAGTTTTCTCTGGGAGAAAAAGTTTACCCAGGACGTCTTTAACGAAGAAGAAATCCAGGCTATTATCGATCTCTACCCCGGGGGCGAAGAAGCCGGGGAAGATGTTAGAGAACACTTCGAACTGGGAGAAATGGTTGGCGACTATAAAATTGAAGAGATCATTTACGGTAAGGAAGAAGACGAAGACCCCAAATACCAGAAAAACAGCTACTTTATCTACAAGGCTTACAATGAGCTTTTAAACAAACACTACTTCTTAAAAGCCGTAAGAATAGACCCCGGTGCAAAAGAAGATGCTCAAAAGACAATTGAAGAGATAGGAAAAAGAGACTTAAGAGCAAAAGGTGTCCTTAAAGATAACCCTTATGTTCTTATGTCAAGTGTACCACCTGACAGGTACGGACTTCATATCATAAGCGTAACAGACTGGGTAGACCACATATCGTTAGACGAGAAAATGAAGCTGGGCATTAGTTTTGAAGAAAAAAAAGAAATTATCAAAACATTAATTAATGCCTTAGAAAGTATCCACGAAAAAAATGTCTACCATAGGGACTTAAACCCAAAAAACATAATCATCACAACTGAAGGCGAGCTAAAAATCCTAAACTTTGACTTTGCCAAGTTAATCGGCTACGGCACAGTCTGGGACGGAATCGTAGAAAAAGCTACCAGGTACAGGGCTAACGAAGTTATAATGCCCCAGGACAAATCCAAAGTAGATTATAGAACCGACTATTATTCTTTGGGTGCAATTGTTTATGAACTAATAACTGAGAAAAAAATCTTTGAAAAATACAGCGAAAAGGTAACCAACTATTACGACAAAGAAACCCTAAATGCCAAATGCGATTCCAAAAAGCTCTACAACGCCGTTAACCTACTTCTTCATGGAGAACCCGAGAAAAGAATAGACGGCCTTTCCAAGCTAAAGAGGTGGGCAGGTTGTTAG
- a CDS encoding protein kinase domain-containing protein has protein sequence MLEEKYNLHDTILEKDIEANFYTRVYNATSKDSRKEVIIKYNKVFPTGDKERDNDKLTGLTTITNQLRQEPLILKVLKESNYIVDLIESHEDFLKNNEMWMVLEKAPGNSIGEIIKEESTFSRTTFYSLLYHLVEALSYIHRMGVIHRDLSPNNIFVTINHKAVVTNLKIIDFGLSYYSKKRNFGIRHRNALTYYFAPPEAAKLIHKKITPAYDLFSVGAVLYFVLTSSYPYPSPIFTNKDLEHSLKPIEREDISPKIKAFIYKCLKYEPKERPGSIVDIKGEVFKRTGWLNV, from the coding sequence TTGTTAGAAGAAAAATATAACCTCCACGATACTATCCTTGAAAAAGATATCGAAGCCAATTTTTACACCAGGGTCTACAACGCAACTTCAAAAGACTCAAGGAAAGAGGTCATCATAAAATATAACAAAGTCTTTCCCACAGGGGACAAAGAAAGAGACAACGACAAGCTAACGGGCCTTACCACCATAACAAACCAGCTAAGACAAGAGCCCCTAATACTAAAGGTCCTAAAAGAAAGTAACTACATCGTCGACCTTATAGAAAGCCATGAAGACTTTCTAAAAAATAACGAGATGTGGATGGTGCTAGAAAAAGCCCCCGGAAATAGCATAGGGGAAATAATAAAAGAAGAAAGCACCTTCTCAAGGACAACTTTTTATTCTCTCCTCTATCACTTAGTAGAGGCTCTGTCCTATATCCATAGAATGGGTGTCATACACAGGGACCTGTCCCCTAACAATATATTTGTCACTATTAATCATAAAGCTGTAGTCACAAACCTAAAAATTATAGACTTTGGCCTTTCTTATTATAGCAAGAAAAGAAACTTCGGCATCAGGCACAGAAACGCGCTAACCTATTACTTCGCCCCACCGGAAGCAGCAAAGCTAATCCATAAAAAAATCACTCCAGCCTATGACCTGTTTTCAGTAGGAGCGGTGCTGTATTTCGTCCTTACAAGCAGCTACCCCTACCCCTCGCCTATTTTTACAAACAAAGATCTTGAACACAGCCTAAAACCAATAGAAAGAGAAGACATATCCCCAAAGATAAAAGCTTTTATCTATAAATGCCTTAAATACGAGCCAAAAGAAAGGCCTGGCTCAATAGTAGATATTAAAGGCGAAGTCTTTAAAAGAACGGGGTGGTTAAATGTCTGA
- a CDS encoding DEAD/DEAH box helicase: MSEAGSKTKTNVENIQGDLFDERTLLVKRPITFYVISRIEKDEREDIIAFFKEAQRANWVWVDINYKQDKDEYRYYFHTETKKVTAVHVDSKEHGNSYFKVIGLNEKTADDRLNSVKFGVKLHLQNNFKIVTGEHWKIPKNRNSLIIAEETKKITATIKGEIYTEFKKEQQHEREEMQKRLTWGEKLKDIINFQKDFEAQNVKTKYFTYKGFEPVSKAKIKGVEYRFNIDKENSTNMGDDLKDVELIVSDTAEFEAEAKPVGLVTDFCDKEGYINLSFQSTVDYGKFPKAGILKFVHKDVTYEIQEQAVDDLITQKAKNKNLLDILINGNFRPVPDTPYEEIEGLVDSQEKAINYALNCEDFFLVQGPPGTGKTSIIVKMIERFINRGEKVLVSSKNNLAVDNVLEKCSKKNYLAVRLGREERVKLESVKPLLIDNAAIELQNKILKNCSQNEMELLNDLEKQEKYIATLNELENDLKDYFEKKDEKGMLDKILNKRIRWAKLKNYHHYISLWFTRLITKITKNKEALEEKEESYNKRIESALDKDDKYNETKSGWDEIKGQISFYELSFDEKLSPFEGFKELDYKNITEEEFYELLQKEKELKENYQNKENILKDWIDSLQKRQESLYPLLLSSVKIVGATCIGIETRRDFKDVDFDVAIIDEAGQITIFDILVPMARAKKVILIGDHMQLPPVPDNDLIKELKRIKSLEEFDEEDFYDDDEDGELEEESEGKKEAAATTEDNNLQSLVDDYEKMFKTSLFELLYYQAPENNKEMLDNQFRMHPKIAEFISNEFYEGKYQTGLKAEERELEVSVFNCPLYFFDTVNMRGKHEKTEIHKEGHEVRYNPKEGEIVAKILLELLVEGEKINPYILQEGDEDNEEIKEKLVVPENIGIITPYKRQKETIIHIVKKKLNECYQDRHQVEQIMEELEIDSVDSFQGRDKTIILYSFTRSNKKGIIGFLKELRRLNVAMTRAKYMLMLIGDSSTLCNTPLERPRRCFQNLIDYVKKEGIYSPFEEFETKLMTGGGTSDETSCRTGSGTGSGGERA, from the coding sequence ATGTCTGAAGCTGGATCAAAAACAAAAACTAATGTGGAAAATATTCAGGGCGATCTCTTTGATGAGAGAACCCTGCTTGTAAAACGTCCTATTACCTTCTATGTCATCTCAAGAATTGAAAAAGATGAAAGGGAAGATATAATCGCCTTCTTTAAAGAGGCCCAGAGGGCAAACTGGGTCTGGGTAGATATTAATTACAAGCAGGACAAAGACGAGTACAGATACTATTTTCACACAGAAACTAAAAAAGTCACAGCCGTCCACGTGGACTCAAAAGAACACGGTAACTCATACTTTAAAGTAATCGGCCTTAACGAAAAAACAGCAGATGACAGGTTAAACTCTGTTAAATTCGGGGTTAAGCTTCACCTCCAAAATAATTTTAAAATAGTAACGGGCGAGCACTGGAAGATACCTAAAAACAGAAACAGCCTCATAATCGCCGAAGAAACCAAAAAGATCACAGCTACCATCAAGGGTGAAATCTACACCGAATTTAAAAAAGAACAGCAGCATGAACGAGAAGAGATGCAAAAAAGACTTACCTGGGGAGAAAAGCTAAAAGATATTATAAACTTCCAAAAAGATTTTGAAGCCCAAAATGTAAAGACTAAATATTTTACCTACAAAGGCTTTGAACCTGTCTCTAAAGCCAAGATCAAAGGTGTAGAGTACAGGTTCAATATAGACAAAGAAAACAGCACCAACATGGGCGATGACCTAAAAGATGTAGAGCTAATAGTCTCTGATACAGCCGAGTTTGAAGCAGAAGCTAAACCCGTTGGCCTTGTTACAGACTTCTGTGATAAAGAAGGCTATATCAACTTAAGCTTTCAGTCCACCGTAGATTATGGAAAGTTCCCTAAAGCAGGTATCTTAAAGTTCGTCCACAAAGACGTCACCTACGAAATCCAGGAACAGGCAGTGGACGATCTCATAACCCAGAAGGCAAAAAACAAAAACCTTTTGGATATTTTGATAAACGGAAATTTCAGGCCCGTTCCAGATACCCCCTACGAGGAAATAGAGGGCCTTGTAGACTCTCAAGAGAAGGCCATAAACTACGCCCTAAACTGTGAAGACTTTTTCCTTGTCCAGGGTCCGCCCGGTACAGGAAAGACAAGTATTATCGTAAAGATGATTGAAAGGTTTATAAATAGAGGCGAAAAAGTCCTCGTAAGCTCCAAAAATAACCTCGCGGTGGATAATGTCCTTGAAAAATGCAGTAAGAAGAACTACCTGGCTGTTCGCCTTGGAAGGGAAGAAAGGGTAAAGCTAGAATCCGTAAAACCCCTCTTAATAGATAATGCGGCAATAGAGCTCCAAAATAAAATCTTGAAAAACTGCAGCCAAAATGAAATGGAGCTTCTTAACGACTTAGAAAAACAAGAAAAATATATTGCTACCTTAAACGAACTAGAAAACGACCTAAAAGATTACTTTGAGAAAAAAGATGAAAAAGGTATGCTAGACAAAATTCTTAATAAAAGAATAAGATGGGCAAAATTAAAAAACTACCATCACTACATTTCTCTATGGTTTACAAGGCTTATAACAAAGATAACTAAAAACAAAGAGGCCCTAGAAGAAAAAGAAGAAAGCTACAACAAAAGAATCGAATCAGCCTTAGATAAAGATGATAAATACAATGAAACAAAAAGCGGCTGGGACGAGATAAAAGGACAGATAAGCTTTTATGAACTCTCCTTTGATGAAAAGCTCTCCCCATTCGAGGGATTTAAAGAGCTTGACTACAAAAATATAACCGAAGAAGAATTTTATGAGCTCTTACAAAAAGAAAAAGAGCTAAAAGAAAACTATCAAAACAAAGAAAACATCCTAAAGGACTGGATAGACAGCTTACAAAAAAGACAGGAATCCCTTTACCCCTTACTTCTAAGCTCTGTAAAGATAGTCGGGGCAACCTGTATCGGGATTGAAACAAGAAGGGATTTCAAAGACGTAGACTTTGACGTTGCCATCATAGACGAAGCAGGCCAGATAACTATCTTTGATATCCTTGTCCCCATGGCAAGGGCAAAGAAAGTCATTTTAATAGGCGATCATATGCAGCTTCCCCCTGTACCAGATAATGACCTGATAAAAGAACTAAAAAGGATAAAGAGTTTGGAAGAGTTCGACGAAGAAGATTTTTATGATGATGACGAGGATGGAGAGCTTGAAGAGGAATCCGAAGGAAAAAAAGAAGCAGCTGCCACCACAGAGGATAATAATTTACAATCTCTAGTAGATGACTATGAAAAGATGTTTAAAACAAGTTTATTCGAGCTCTTATATTACCAGGCCCCGGAAAACAACAAAGAAATGCTTGATAACCAGTTCAGGATGCACCCGAAAATTGCAGAGTTTATTTCAAATGAGTTTTACGAAGGAAAATACCAGACCGGCTTAAAAGCAGAAGAAAGGGAGCTAGAAGTTTCTGTTTTTAATTGTCCCTTGTATTTCTTTGACACTGTAAACATGCGTGGCAAGCATGAAAAAACAGAGATACATAAAGAAGGCCATGAAGTCCGCTACAACCCAAAAGAAGGAGAGATAGTAGCAAAAATCTTGCTAGAGCTCCTTGTAGAAGGAGAAAAGATAAACCCCTATATACTGCAAGAAGGAGACGAAGATAACGAAGAAATAAAAGAAAAGCTCGTTGTCCCGGAAAATATCGGTATAATAACACCCTACAAACGCCAGAAAGAAACTATCATACATATCGTTAAGAAAAAGCTAAATGAATGCTACCAGGACAGGCACCAGGTGGAGCAAATCATGGAAGAGCTTGAAATTGATAGCGTGGATTCTTTCCAGGGTAGAGATAAGACCATTATCCTTTACAGCTTTACAAGGAGTAACAAAAAAGGAATCATAGGATTTCTTAAAGAACTAAGAAGGCTTAATGTGGCCATGACAAGGGCTAAATATATGCTGATGTTAATAGGTGACTCTTCAACCCTTTGTAACACACCTTTAGAAAGACCGAGAAGATGCTTTCAAAACCTGATTGATTATGTCAAAAAAGAAGGAATATACAGCCCCTTTGAAGAGTTTGAGACAAAGCTTATGACCGGCGGTGGAACAAGCGATGAAACCAGCTGTAGAACCGGTAGTGGAACCGGCAGTGGAGGTGAAAGGGCTTGA